The DNA region GGCGGTATTTCCAGAAGACCCTCTTTTCTATGGAAGGGCTCTTCAATATTGCCAAGTCCATCATCAAGATGCTCATCATAGGCTCCGTGGCTTTCTTTCTTATCCGCTCGGAGATTAAGGAACTGGCAAACCTCCAGACCGCAAGCCTCTGGTTGGGGGTCACCACTGTGGCAGGCCTGGCAATACGGATGCTGATCATCGCAGCATTACTGCTGCTCCTTCTTTCCATACCGGATATGCTCTTCCAGCGCTGGCAGTACCGGGAATCCTTGAAAATGTCCAAGCAGGAAGTGAAGGAAGAACGGAAGATGTACGAAGGGGACCCCCTGATCAAGTCCCGGCTGCGCCAGCGTATGCGGGAGCTGATGAACAGGAATATTGCCGTCACGGTTCCCCGGGCGGATGTGGTTATTGCAAACCCGACCCACTTTGCGGTGGCTTTGGAGTACAAAAGCGGCATGGACGGCCCCACGGTGAGCGCCAAGGGGGAGGACGAGCTGGCCCTGCGGATACGCCGCATTGCCGAGGAAAACGATGTGCCGGTGGTAGAAAACAAACCTTTGGCCCGGGCTCTGTATGCCGAGGCGGAGGTGGGAGAAATCATACCGGAAACCTATTACCGGGCCGTAGCGGATGTGCTGGCCTATGTGTACCGCACCAATGAGGAACGGCGCCGCAACGCCGGTCTTGGGGCATGAGGGGGAATGTAGCAGATGTCTGACACTAATAGAGGCATAATGCCGAATAATCTTTTTGGAAACCGCACGGAACTTTTCATGGCCGTAGCGGTGGTGGCGGTGGTAATGATGCTGATCATACCCCTGCCCACCATACTCCTGGACGCCCTGATGGCCATGAACCTGGTTCTGGCTTTGCTCATATTACTGATCGTGCTCTATACCAGAAAAGCTACTGACTTCAGTATCTTCCCAACCATACTGTTGGTGTCCACGGTGTTCAGCCTGGCCCTGAACGTTTCCTCTACCCGGCTCATCCTGACCAAGGGCTCCTCTTTTGACGGCCGCATGGTCCGGGCCTTCTCCTCCTTTGTGGTGGGCTCCGGAGGAACCGAAGGCTTAGTGGTGGGCGCAGTGATATTCGTCGTTATCATCGCTGTGCAGGCCATGGTGATCACCAAGGGCGCCACCCGTATTGCGGAAGTGGCGGCCCGGTTTGCCCTGGACGCTCTGCCGGGTAAGCAGATGGCTATTGAGGCGGAGTACAATTCCCAGGCCATCACCGAAGAAGAGGCCATAGCCCGGAAGAACGATCTCCAGCGGGAGGTTGACTTCTACGGCGCCATGGACGGTTCCAGTAAATTTATCTCCGGCAACGTCAAGGTGGGGATACTCATCACGGTGGTGAATGTCATTGGGGGCTTCATCATCGGCATGGTGATCCACGGGGAGCCCCCAGCCCTGGCCATCTCTAACTATATCGCCTTTGCCATCGGGGACGGCCTCCTGTCCCAGTTCCCGGCGCTGCTCATTTCCACCGCCACGGGCATCATTGTTACCCGGTCGGTTTCCAACGGTACCTTCGGTGAGGATGTCTCAGAACAGTTTACCCGGGACGCCCGGATCTACTGGATAGGCGCGGTTGCCCTGGGCGCCCTTGCCCTGCTGCCCGGCTTCCCCTGGTACGTGCTCCTCCCCATGGCGGGGCTCCTGGTTTTCATGGCCATACGTCTGGGCCGGCGTCAGACCAAGCGGGATACCGCTGCGGCTAAAACTGCGGAGGCCAAGAAGGCCAAACCTGAAACCGAGGACATGTCCCCGATTGTGCCCCTGGATCCCCTGTCCCTGGAATTGGGCTACGGCCTGATCCCCCTGGTGGACCGGGAAAAAGGCGCGGAGCTCCTGGAACGGGTCCACCGCATACGCCGGGAATCCGGGCTGGACCTGGGGCTGGTAATTCCCCAGATACGGATCATCGACAACATACGGCTGGAACCTTCGGAGTACTGCTTCAAAATCCAGGGGGTCGATGTGGGCCGGGGCAAGATACGCATGGGCTACTATCTCTGCATCAACCCCGGGGGGGTCAAAGACGAACTGCCCGGGGAAAAAACCCGGGACCCCACCTTTGGGCTGCCCGCCCTTTGGGTCAATGAGGATAAACGGGACGAGGCTGAACGGGCGGGCTATACCGTGGTGGACCCCCCCTCGATCATCGCAACCCATTTAACGGACATTATCAAACGCCATGCTGCGGAGATACTGGGCCGCCAGGCTACTCAGAAGATATTGGACACCCTCAAAAAGGACTATCCCGCGGTGGTGGAAGAAGCCCAGAAGGTTCTCAGCTTAGGGGAGATTCAGAAGGTGCTCCAGTCCCTGCTCCGGGAACAGGTGTCCATCCGTAATATGGTCGCCATCCTGGAAGCCCTGGCGGATTACGGCCAGGCCGCCAAGACTGCCAAAAATATGCAGTTCCTCGTGGAAAAGGCCCGGCAGGCCCTGAGCCGGCAGATCTGTTTGCAGTTTGCCACTGACGACCGGGTCCTCCGGGTGCTGACCATCAACCAGGCCCTGGAGCAGAAGATCCTGGACAGCGCCGTGGAAACCGCCTCAGGTGTCATATCTGCCATGGACCCGCCTACCAGGATGGCCTGGATCAAGTCCCTTTCCCGGGCGGTGGCGGCGGTTCAGGACCAGGGCTGGTACCCGGTGATCCTTTGTTCTGAAGCTGCCCGGTATTTGGTAAAATCTTCATCGGATCGGGAACTGCCGAATCTGGTGGTGCTTTCTATTCCCGAGATCGTACCGGACATTTCCGTAGAAGCGGTGGGGGAAATCAAAATAGAAAGCGAAGTGGATGGGAAATTAGCCGGATGAGTTTTAAAAATAAGAAGGAGAAACGATAGTGTCTGTAGAACAGTTTATAGAACAGGGCGCATCCTATTCGGAATGTTTACAGAAGGTCCGCCTGAAATACGGTGAACGGGCCAAAGTGATGAACTACCGGACCATCCGCATGGGGGGCTTTTTAGGTCTCTTTACCCGGGAAGGGGTGGAGATGACCGGGTATATTTCCACTGATATCCGCTATGCCACCATGGGCGGCTATGGCGCTTCTTCCTCCGGCCTGGCTCAGGGCGCCAGGCAGCCTGGTCAAACTAGCCTGACTAGTCATAATATTCCGACAGCTCAGAACGGCCAGACGGGTCTGGCAAATCAGACCTTGGACTTTGAAGAAGAGAAGAAAAAGATCCTTGCGGCGAATAATAAGACAGACCCCACCCTGCAAAAACTCCTCAATGAAGTAAAAACCCTGAGCGAAAAGCTTGATGCCAATGTACGTCCCCAGGGGGAGGAACACCCTACCCTGGGCCGTCTGGAGGAGATCTTCTATCAAAACGATTTTTCCCCCGGCTATACCAAGGCCATGCTGGAACGGGTCAGAAAAGAATTTTCCCTGGAAGATCTGGGAAATTACGATGTAGTCCAGGATAAGGTGGTGGAATGGATAGGGGAAACCATAAAAATACATAATACAACCCAGAGCCGCCGCAAGAGCCGGATACTGGTCCTGGTTGGCCCCACCGGGGTAGGGAAGACCACCACCATTGCCAAGCTGGCCGCCGCCTACGGGATAGACGGCTGGGGCCGCCCCCCCCTGGCGGTGCGGATGATCACCATCGACGGCTACCGTATCGCCGCCAAAGAGCAGCTTGAGATCTACGGGGACATCATGGGCATCCCGGTCTCCTACGTAAACACCACCGATGAGCTGCGGAAAACCCTGGCCTTCTACGAGAATGGCGCGGACCTGATTCTGGTGGATACCATTGGAAAGAGTCCCCGGGACGCGGTGAAACTGGGGGAAATGAAACAGTTTCTGGAAGTTTGCGGTTCCTCCGCAGAGGTACACCTGGCCCTGGCGGCAAGTACCAAGTACAGTGACATCAAGGAAATAATCCGGCAGTTTGCCCCCTTCAATTTCCAGTCCGTGGTGATCACCAAGCTGGACGAAACCGTACGGGTGGGGAATGTGATTTCCGCCCTGGAAGCGGAGGGCAAGCCGGTGGCCTATATCACCGATGGCCAGCCGGTAGATAAGCATATTCATCGGGCCAGTGTGGTCCGGTTCTTAATCAACCTTGAGGGATTCCGGATCAACCGGGAAGAAATTGAGCAGCGATTTCCCCCTGGAGCCTCCACCGAGGCGGCAGGTCGAAGTTCCCCTCTGAATGGAGAAAAGTAATGGAAGATCAGGCGGAAAACTTACGGGAAATAATGCGAAAAAAGCGGGGCGCCTCGGAGCCTGCCCAGGATAAACCCAAGGAGGGTAAGCGGGCCCGGGTCATCACCATCACCAGCGGCAAAGGCGGGGTGGGAAAGACCAATGTGTCGGTCAACATGGCCCTAGCCTATGCCCGGCTGGGTAAAAAGGTGGTGGTCATGGACGCCGACCTGGGGATGGCCAATGTCAATGTGATGCTTAACATGATCCCCAAATGGAGCCTCTACCATGTGATCCGCAAACAAAAAACCATGAAGGAAATTATGGTGGAAACCGAATACGGGATCTCCATCGTAGCCGGGGCCTCAGGGTTTTCCAAAATCGCCAACCTCACCGAGGATGAGCGGATGAATTTTATCGAGGAGCTGGATACCCTGTCCAATGCGGACATCATCATCATCGACACCTCCGCAGGGGTTTCCAGTAATGTGCTGGACTTTATCGCCGCCGCGGATGATGCGGTGATTGTCACCACCCCGGAACCCACAGCCATCACCGACGCCTATGGGATCATCAAGATCATAGCCACGGAAATTGACAGCCTGAACATGGGGCTTAAACTGGTGGTTAACCGGGTTAGAACCGTAGCAGAGGCAAAGAAGGTGGCTGACCGGATAACCAATAGCGCCGGCCAGTTTCTGAACCTCAAGGTTGATTACCTGGGATTCATTTATGAGGACACTGTAGTCTCCCATGCGGTACTGCGGCAGCGTCCCTTTATGGTAATTGATCCCAAATGCAAGGCCTCGCTCTGCATACAGCATATTGTGGGGCGCATGGAAAAGAGCGATATTAAAGAAAGCGGGGGCTTCGGGAATATGATTAAACGGATTTTTAGCGGCAATTAGGAGGCGGCGCATGTTTGATCCCAAGATCAGTGGTATAGCCGGCGGAATTGGTTTTCTCCTGTCCATCCTGATAGGCATTATCAGCGGCGCCGGCCTGGGTATCGTTTTTATCCGGGCCTTTATCTTTGGGGGCGCCTTTTTCATCCTGGTAACCATCGTCTATGCGGCGATAAACATGTATTTGCCGGATCTTTTAAAGGCTTCCAATGCTCCGGGCTCCCAGATAGATATCTCTATTGGAGGAGGCGATGAGGGTACGGGGAGCGAATTACCCGATACAATTGGGGGACTTGGGGACGGATTAAACGAATTTATGGAAAATCCTGGGGGATCGGATGAAAATATGGAGCCTTTCCCGGTAAATAGTCTGGACCAGAACGGCGAAGCGGGGTATACTGGAGAGGGTAATTTGGAAGAATTGCCCCGTTCTTCAGGCCCGGCCCTTCCGGCAGAGGCTGATTTTGATGGGGACTTCGGCGATTCGGTGGATGTACTGCCGGATCTGGACCTTATATCCGGGGCCTTTACCGGCTCCGGCGGAGAAAAAGCGGCAGCCGCGAGTACCGGCGGCGGTGCTTCCGAGAGTTTCGGTACTGAGGCCGCTAAGCCTCTTGCAGGAAAAAAAGGCTTGGATGGAGATTTCAATGCCAATGAGTTGGCTTCGGCCATCCAGACAATTTTAAAAAGGGAAAAATAGGGATAAGCTATGGGGAAGGTCCTCGGGAATAATCTTACGGAATATTCTCTGGAAGAAAAGACAGAAGAGGAACTCTGGCAGGAATACCGCCAAAACCACGATCCCAGGATCCGTGAGACCTTTATTAAACAGTACGCCCCGCTGGTAAAGTATGTGGCCGGAAAACTCGCGGTCGGCATGCCCCATAATGTTGAATTTGATGACCTGGTAGGATTCGGTGTTTTCGGCCTTTTGGATGCTATTGATAAATTTGACCCGGATAAAAATGTAAAATTTAAGACCTATGCGGTAACCCGCATACGGGGCGCCATTTTTGACGAACTGCGGTCCATAGACTGGGTCCCCCGGTCGGTGCGGCAGAAGACCCGGGAGGTGGACGAAGCCGTAGGCGCCCTGGAAGCCCAGCTGGGCCGTACTGCCACGGATCAGGAAATCGCCAATTCCCTGGGGATGGATGAAAGCGAATACCTCAAGACCATGATGAAAATTTCCGGTACATCCATCCTTTCCCTGAATGATGTATGGTTTTCCGGGGATGAAAACGACAAGGTCTCCATCGGGGACAGTATTGAATCCCCCTCAAGCCTCAATCCGGACGTGATCGTAGAAAAGAACGAAATCCGCCGGGTCATCGTGGAAGCCATAGAGGAACTGCCAGACAAAGAAAAAAAGATACTGGTTCTCTATTATTATGAGGACCTGACCCTGAAAGAAATTGGACAGGTCTTGGAAGTAACCGAATCCCGGGTATCCCAGCTGCATACCAAGGCAATCCTGCGGCTCCGGGCAAAACTTACAAATATCCGCAAGGGTATCATGTAAGATAGGGTCTTAGATAACGGAGCATACCATGGTCGATTTTGTCCAACTGCAACATGTAATGAAGGAACAGTTGGATCAGGACAGGGCCATAAGTGCCGTGGAAGCCCAGGGCCCCACCCTGGATGATGCGGTTTCCCAGGCAGCGGCCCTGCTCAATATCCCCATCCGAAGAATGGAATACGAAGTTACGGAACGGGGCTCAACGGGCTTTATGGGTTCCGGTAAAAAAGACTGGAAGATCAAGGCCTATGAACGGGCCTTTGCTGCAGATGAATCGGCCCAGGATGAATCCTTTGACAATGATGCTGACTTTGAAATTGAAGCCCCGCTTATTCAGGAAAAAAACGGAGAGGTTTTTGTCCATCTGCTCCATGACGGCGCTTTTATCAAAGTTACCCAGCCCATCGGCAAGGGTAAACGGGCTACCGATGCCCAGGCTATGGCAGCCCTGGGCGCCCGGCAGGTAAAGGACATTAACCAGGCAGCGGTCAACGAAGCTGTTAAGGCTGCCACCGGGGAGTATATCCGGGTAGGGGATTTTCAGCATAATTCCGGCGCCGATGCTTCCATGACTGTGGAAATCACGGATCAGGAGATGCGGGCCCTACTCTATGTAACTCCCCCGGGTGAGGGCGGCCATGATATTACCGTGGAAACCTACAAGAACTTTTTAAAGAGCAACCAGGTCTATTACGGCATCGACGAGGAATTTCTGGTGGAATTCGCCGACAACCCTTCTTATAAAGAAAAGATACTTATCGCCGAGGGGGCCCAGCCGGTCAATGGCCGGGACGCCTATTTGCAGTATAACTTTGAAACCGATCAGTCCAAGGTGCGTATTAAGGAAGGGGCCAATGGGAAGGTCGATTTCAAGGACCTGAACATCATTCAGAATGTGGTGGAATCCCAGCCCCTGGCCAAGAAAATAGCCCCGGAACGGGGCGCCCCTGGCAGAACCGTCACGGGCAAGCAACTAGCCGCCCGGGATGGCAAGGACATGGCCCTGCCCCTGGGGAAAAATGTCCATGTGGGAGACGACGGGGTTACCATCATCGCCGATATGAACGGCCAGGTGGTGGAGGTATCGGGTAAAATCAATGTGGAGCCCGTCTACACCGTCCAGGGGGATGTGAACCTCAAGACCGGCAACATTATGTTCCTGGGCACGGTGATCATCAATGGCAATGTGGAGGACGGTTTCTCCGTCCAGGCTGCGGGCAATATTGAAGTAAACGGTACTGTGGAAAAGGCGGAGCTGGATGCGGAAGGGGATATCATCGTCCACCAGGGAATCACCGGCAGCAAGGCCGGCTGCATAATCCGGGCGGGCAAATCCCTCTGGGCCCGGTTCATTGAGAACACCGCAATAGAGGCGGGAAATATGGTAGTAGCCTCGGATGGCATTATCAATTCCCGGGTGGATGCTTTTAAGCGGATCATTTGCCAGGGCAAGCGGGCTTCCATTGTAGGGGGCCGCCTCCGTGCGTCGGAAGAAATCAACGCCAAGGTACTGGGCAGCCCCACCGCAGGGACTGAAACGATCTGCGAAGTAGGGGTGGACCCCAAAACCAAGGAACTGCTTACCCAGCTTTTTGAAAAGAAGGCAACCATGGAAAAACAGCTGGAGGAAATCCAGCTCAATATACAGACCCTGGTCAATATCAAGAAACAGCGTAAATCCCTGCCCGAGGATAAGGAAAGCTACCTCGCGGAACTGGAAGAAAAACGGGTAGAGATCATCACGGATCTGAAAAAGAACGAGACCGAGATAGAAAAGGCCCAGGATTTTCTGGGCAACATTCAAGCCCGGGGCAGGGTTTCCGCATCCGCCAAGGTCTACCCGGGAGTCCGGATTATCATCAAAGATGCCAAGGAGGATGTCCGCACCGAGTACCGGGCGGTCACCTTTGTCCTTGAGAATGGCTTGGTTCAGGTAACCCAATACGAAGAGCCTGATGCTGAGGCAATGCGAGGTCCCGATGGCTATACAACCAATTGACCTGCAAGCCCTCTTTACCCAGCTTGATAAGGTCGGCAAGGAACAGGCCAGTCAGAAACAGGGGCTTCAATTACAGCAAGCCATCCAGGGCGCCCAGATACAGCGAGAAACCGAAGAACGGATCCAATCGGTCAACGAATCCCAGGATACCGGAGACGGCCTTGAAAGGGTCAAGGACCGTTCCGCCAAAAAACACCGGGAATATGCCGGGGGAGGGAAGGGGGACAGTTCCGAAACCGGGGATGATGCCGAAGTGGAAGAGGACCCCTCGATTATCCGCGATCCCGCCCTGGGCAAAAATGTTGATTTAAGCGGGTAGCCTGTAATGACCCTGTCGATTCTTTTATCAGCTGCCAGCCTCATCATTTGCGGTTTTTCGTTTATTTACCTCCAGTCCTATCTCCGCCGCCGCACCGGAGCGGAACGGATTTTGGCGGACTTTGAGGAAGAGGTGGATAAGATCATAGCCGGCATAGACGCCGCCACGGACCGGGATATCACCCTTCTGGAAGATAAGGCCAAGTCCATAAAAGCCCTGCTGGAAACCCTGGACCGACGCATTGCGGCCTAC from Treponema primitia ZAS-2 includes:
- the flhB gene encoding flagellar biosynthesis protein FlhB gives rise to the protein MSCLNDEALKAALLMDLQWFAAEDEGRTEEPTEYKIQKAREDGRVAKSQELVGALVLLLPALTIFFLAPSMLRTCVEMLRFYFSRITELDPIRDRVVAQAFFDYLIKLTLPIVAMSMVAAVFANVVQTGFLFTTKPLTPDFSKVVPRLGRYFQKTLFSMEGLFNIAKSIIKMLIIGSVAFFLIRSEIKELANLQTASLWLGVTTVAGLAIRMLIIAALLLLLLSIPDMLFQRWQYRESLKMSKQEVKEERKMYEGDPLIKSRLRQRMRELMNRNIAVTVPRADVVIANPTHFAVALEYKSGMDGPTVSAKGEDELALRIRRIAEENDVPVVENKPLARALYAEAEVGEIIPETYYRAVADVLAYVYRTNEERRRNAGLGA
- the flhA gene encoding flagellar biosynthesis protein FlhA — translated: MPNNLFGNRTELFMAVAVVAVVMMLIIPLPTILLDALMAMNLVLALLILLIVLYTRKATDFSIFPTILLVSTVFSLALNVSSTRLILTKGSSFDGRMVRAFSSFVVGSGGTEGLVVGAVIFVVIIAVQAMVITKGATRIAEVAARFALDALPGKQMAIEAEYNSQAITEEEAIARKNDLQREVDFYGAMDGSSKFISGNVKVGILITVVNVIGGFIIGMVIHGEPPALAISNYIAFAIGDGLLSQFPALLISTATGIIVTRSVSNGTFGEDVSEQFTRDARIYWIGAVALGALALLPGFPWYVLLPMAGLLVFMAIRLGRRQTKRDTAAAKTAEAKKAKPETEDMSPIVPLDPLSLELGYGLIPLVDREKGAELLERVHRIRRESGLDLGLVIPQIRIIDNIRLEPSEYCFKIQGVDVGRGKIRMGYYLCINPGGVKDELPGEKTRDPTFGLPALWVNEDKRDEAERAGYTVVDPPSIIATHLTDIIKRHAAEILGRQATQKILDTLKKDYPAVVEEAQKVLSLGEIQKVLQSLLREQVSIRNMVAILEALADYGQAAKTAKNMQFLVEKARQALSRQICLQFATDDRVLRVLTINQALEQKILDSAVETASGVISAMDPPTRMAWIKSLSRAVAAVQDQGWYPVILCSEAARYLVKSSSDRELPNLVVLSIPEIVPDISVEAVGEIKIESEVDGKLAG
- the flhF gene encoding flagellar biosynthesis protein FlhF, producing MSVEQFIEQGASYSECLQKVRLKYGERAKVMNYRTIRMGGFLGLFTREGVEMTGYISTDIRYATMGGYGASSSGLAQGARQPGQTSLTSHNIPTAQNGQTGLANQTLDFEEEKKKILAANNKTDPTLQKLLNEVKTLSEKLDANVRPQGEEHPTLGRLEEIFYQNDFSPGYTKAMLERVRKEFSLEDLGNYDVVQDKVVEWIGETIKIHNTTQSRRKSRILVLVGPTGVGKTTTIAKLAAAYGIDGWGRPPLAVRMITIDGYRIAAKEQLEIYGDIMGIPVSYVNTTDELRKTLAFYENGADLILVDTIGKSPRDAVKLGEMKQFLEVCGSSAEVHLALAASTKYSDIKEIIRQFAPFNFQSVVITKLDETVRVGNVISALEAEGKPVAYITDGQPVDKHIHRASVVRFLINLEGFRINREEIEQRFPPGASTEAAGRSSPLNGEK
- a CDS encoding MinD/ParA family protein, with product MEDQAENLREIMRKKRGASEPAQDKPKEGKRARVITITSGKGGVGKTNVSVNMALAYARLGKKVVVMDADLGMANVNVMLNMIPKWSLYHVIRKQKTMKEIMVETEYGISIVAGASGFSKIANLTEDERMNFIEELDTLSNADIIIIDTSAGVSSNVLDFIAAADDAVIVTTPEPTAITDAYGIIKIIATEIDSLNMGLKLVVNRVRTVAEAKKVADRITNSAGQFLNLKVDYLGFIYEDTVVSHAVLRQRPFMVIDPKCKASLCIQHIVGRMEKSDIKESGGFGNMIKRIFSGN
- the whiG gene encoding RNA polymerase sigma factor WhiG, which codes for MGKVLGNNLTEYSLEEKTEEELWQEYRQNHDPRIRETFIKQYAPLVKYVAGKLAVGMPHNVEFDDLVGFGVFGLLDAIDKFDPDKNVKFKTYAVTRIRGAIFDELRSIDWVPRSVRQKTREVDEAVGALEAQLGRTATDQEIANSLGMDESEYLKTMMKISGTSILSLNDVWFSGDENDKVSIGDSIESPSSLNPDVIVEKNEIRRVIVEAIEELPDKEKKILVLYYYEDLTLKEIGQVLEVTESRVSQLHTKAILRLRAKLTNIRKGIM
- a CDS encoding FapA family protein, which translates into the protein MVDFVQLQHVMKEQLDQDRAISAVEAQGPTLDDAVSQAAALLNIPIRRMEYEVTERGSTGFMGSGKKDWKIKAYERAFAADESAQDESFDNDADFEIEAPLIQEKNGEVFVHLLHDGAFIKVTQPIGKGKRATDAQAMAALGARQVKDINQAAVNEAVKAATGEYIRVGDFQHNSGADASMTVEITDQEMRALLYVTPPGEGGHDITVETYKNFLKSNQVYYGIDEEFLVEFADNPSYKEKILIAEGAQPVNGRDAYLQYNFETDQSKVRIKEGANGKVDFKDLNIIQNVVESQPLAKKIAPERGAPGRTVTGKQLAARDGKDMALPLGKNVHVGDDGVTIIADMNGQVVEVSGKINVEPVYTVQGDVNLKTGNIMFLGTVIINGNVEDGFSVQAAGNIEVNGTVEKAELDAEGDIIVHQGITGSKAGCIIRAGKSLWARFIENTAIEAGNMVVASDGIINSRVDAFKRIICQGKRASIVGGRLRASEEINAKVLGSPTAGTETICEVGVDPKTKELLTQLFEKKATMEKQLEEIQLNIQTLVNIKKQRKSLPEDKESYLAELEEKRVEIITDLKKNETEIEKAQDFLGNIQARGRVSASAKVYPGVRIIIKDAKEDVRTEYRAVTFVLENGLVQVTQYEEPDAEAMRGPDGYTTN